In Enterobacter sp. 638, a single window of DNA contains:
- the yqhD gene encoding alcohol dehydrogenase, whose product MNNFNLHTPTRILFGKNAIADLRDQIPAGARVLITYGGGSVKKTGVLDQVYSALEGVDVREFGGIEPNPSYETLMNAVKIAREENITFLLAVGGGSVLDGTKFIAAAAHYADGVDPWHILQTGGRDVKSAIPMGSVLTLPATGSESNKGAVISRKTTGDKQAFMNDHVQPVFAILDPVYTYTLPPRQVANGVVDAFVHTVEQYVTYPVNGKIQDRFAEGILLTLIEDGPKALQEPENYDVRANVMWAATQALNGLIGAGVPQDWATHMLGHELTAMHGLDHAQTLAVVLPALWNEKRDTKRAKLLQYAERVWNITSGSEDERIDAAIEATRNFFEQMGVPTRLSGYGLDGSSIPALLAKLEEHGMTQLGEHQDITLDVSRRIYEAAR is encoded by the coding sequence ATGAACAACTTTAATCTGCATACCCCAACCCGCATTCTGTTTGGCAAAAATGCTATCGCCGATCTGCGCGATCAAATTCCGGCAGGCGCTCGCGTGCTGATCACGTACGGTGGCGGTAGCGTCAAAAAGACCGGCGTGCTGGATCAGGTTTACAGCGCCCTCGAAGGCGTAGATGTGCGTGAGTTTGGCGGCATCGAGCCAAACCCGTCGTACGAAACGCTGATGAACGCCGTCAAGATCGCCCGTGAAGAAAACATCACCTTCCTGCTGGCGGTGGGCGGCGGATCAGTTCTCGACGGCACCAAATTTATCGCCGCAGCTGCGCATTATGCCGACGGCGTCGATCCGTGGCATATCCTGCAAACCGGCGGTCGCGACGTGAAAAGCGCAATCCCGATGGGTTCTGTGCTGACGCTGCCAGCAACAGGTTCTGAATCCAACAAAGGTGCGGTGATCTCTCGTAAAACCACGGGTGATAAACAAGCCTTTATGAACGACCACGTTCAGCCTGTCTTCGCTATTCTGGACCCGGTTTACACCTACACGTTGCCGCCGCGTCAGGTTGCTAACGGCGTGGTGGATGCCTTCGTCCACACGGTTGAGCAGTACGTCACTTATCCGGTGAACGGCAAAATTCAGGATCGTTTCGCCGAAGGTATTCTTCTGACGCTGATTGAAGACGGTCCAAAAGCGCTGCAAGAGCCAGAAAACTACGATGTGCGTGCCAACGTGATGTGGGCAGCGACGCAGGCGCTGAACGGTTTGATTGGCGCAGGCGTCCCGCAGGACTGGGCAACGCATATGCTTGGCCATGAGCTAACTGCGATGCACGGCCTGGACCACGCCCAGACGTTGGCGGTCGTTCTGCCTGCGCTGTGGAATGAAAAACGTGACACCAAACGCGCCAAACTGCTGCAATACGCCGAGCGTGTCTGGAACATCACTTCCGGTTCAGAAGACGAGCGCATCGATGCCGCAATCGAAGCGACGCGCAACTTCTTCGAGCAGATGGGCGTGCCAACTCGCCTCTCTGGTTACGGCCTGGACGGCAGCTCTATCCCGGCTCTGCTGGCCAAACTGGAAGAGCACGGCATGACACAACTGGGTGAACATCAAGACATTACTCTGGACGTGAGCCGTCGCATCTACGAAGCGGCACGCTAA
- the metC gene encoding cystathionine beta-lyase translates to MAEKHLDTTLVQAGRSKKYTQGSVNSVIQRASSLVFETVEAKKHATRNRAKGELFYGRRGTLTHFSLQDAMCELEGGAGCALFPCGAAAVANTILAFVEQGDHILMTNTAYEPSQDFCTKILTKLGVTTGWFDPLIGEGIAELIQPNTRIVFLESPGSITMEVHDVPAIVRAVRRVAPDAIIMIDNTWAAGVLFKALDFDIDISIQAATKYLIGHSDGMIGTAVSNARCWDQLRENAYLMGQMVDADTAYMTSRGIRTLGVRLRQHHESSLKVAEWLAQHPQVARVNHPALPGSKGHEFWQRDFTGSSGLFSFVLNKRLSNDELATYLDNFTLFSMAYSWGGFESLILPNQPEQIADLRPGGEVDFTGTLIRLHIGLENVDDLIADLSAGFERIV, encoded by the coding sequence ATGGCAGAGAAACATCTTGATACCACGCTTGTCCAGGCCGGACGGAGTAAAAAGTACACTCAGGGTTCGGTAAATAGCGTTATCCAGCGCGCCTCCTCGCTGGTTTTTGAAACCGTCGAGGCCAAAAAACATGCCACCCGCAACCGCGCGAAAGGCGAACTGTTTTATGGTCGTCGCGGCACGTTGACCCATTTTTCGCTGCAGGATGCGATGTGCGAACTGGAAGGCGGTGCCGGTTGTGCCCTGTTCCCGTGCGGTGCGGCGGCTGTCGCAAATACCATTCTGGCGTTTGTTGAACAGGGCGATCATATTCTGATGACCAACACCGCCTACGAACCCAGTCAGGATTTCTGTACCAAAATCCTCACCAAACTTGGCGTCACGACCGGCTGGTTTGATCCGTTGATTGGCGAAGGTATTGCGGAACTTATTCAGCCCAATACGCGGATTGTGTTCCTGGAATCACCGGGTTCCATCACCATGGAAGTGCATGACGTTCCGGCGATTGTTCGCGCCGTGCGTCGCGTCGCTCCGGACGCCATTATCATGATCGATAACACCTGGGCCGCAGGTGTATTGTTCAAAGCGCTGGATTTCGACATCGATATCTCCATCCAGGCCGCCACAAAATACCTTATCGGCCACTCTGACGGCATGATCGGCACGGCAGTGTCCAACGCCCGCTGTTGGGATCAACTACGCGAAAATGCCTATCTGATGGGACAAATGGTGGATGCCGATACCGCCTATATGACCAGCCGCGGAATACGCACGCTCGGTGTACGCCTGCGTCAGCATCATGAAAGCAGTCTCAAAGTGGCCGAATGGCTGGCGCAGCATCCCCAGGTGGCTCGCGTTAATCATCCAGCGCTGCCAGGCAGTAAAGGCCATGAGTTCTGGCAACGTGACTTTACGGGCAGTAGCGGCTTGTTCTCATTTGTTCTGAATAAACGTCTGAGCAATGACGAGCTGGCAACCTATCTGGATAACTTTACGCTGTTCAGCATGGCGTATTCCTGGGGCGGGTTTGAATCGCTGATTCTGCCTAATCAGCCAGAACAGATTGCTGACCTGCGTCCCGGCGGCGAAGTGGATTTTACCGGCACGCTGATCCGACTGCATATCGGTTTAGAGAATGTTGACGATCTGATTGCGGATTTATCGGCAGGTTTTGAGCGTATCGTGTAA
- a CDS encoding YgiQ family radical SAM protein: MSAISLIQPDRDLFSWPQYWAACFGPAPFLPMSREEMDQLGWDSCDIILVTGDAYVDHPSFGMAICGRMLEAQGFRVGIIAQPDWNSKEAFMSLGKPNLFFGVTAGNMDSMINRYTADRKLRHDDAYTADNVAGKRPDRATLVYTQRCKEAWKDVPVILGGIEASLRRTAHYDYWSDTVRRSVLVDSKADMLIFGNGERPLVEVAHRLSQGEPVGNIRDVRNTAIMVKEALPGWSGVDSRIIDMPGKIDPIPHPYGDDLPCADNKPVEPKKTEAKAVVVQPPRPKPWEKTYVLLPSFEKVKGDKVLYAHASRILHHETNPGCARALMQKHGERYIWVNPPAIPLSTEEMDSVFALPYKRVPHPAYGDSRIPAYEMIRFSINIMRGCFGGCSFCSITEHEGRIIQSRSEESIVNEIEAIRDTVPGFTGVISDLGGPTANMYMLRCKSPRAEQTCRRLSCVYPSICEHMDTNHEPTINLYRRARDLKGIKKILIASGVRYDIAVEDPRYIKELATHHVGGYLKIAPEHTEEGPLSKMMKPGMGSYDRFKELFDTYSKQAGKEQYLIPYFISAHPGTRDEDMVNLALWLKQRRFRLDQVQNFYPSPLANSTTMYYTGKNPLSKIGYKSEDVVVPKGDKQRRLHKALLRYHDPANWPLIRQALEDMGKKHLIGSRRDCLVPAPTVDEMREARRQNRHTRPALTKHTPIVHQRSNGAAGAKKSVKRKIG, encoded by the coding sequence ATGAGCGCAATATCCTTGATCCAGCCGGATCGAGACCTCTTCTCCTGGCCCCAATACTGGGCGGCCTGTTTTGGACCGGCGCCATTCCTGCCGATGTCCCGCGAAGAGATGGACCAACTGGGCTGGGACAGCTGCGATATTATTCTGGTGACTGGCGACGCGTACGTCGATCACCCGAGCTTTGGCATGGCCATTTGTGGACGCATGCTGGAAGCGCAGGGCTTCCGTGTAGGGATCATCGCCCAGCCGGACTGGAACAGCAAAGAGGCTTTCATGAGCCTCGGCAAACCGAACCTGTTCTTCGGCGTCACCGCCGGCAACATGGATTCGATGATCAACCGCTATACCGCCGATCGTAAGTTGCGCCACGACGATGCGTACACCGCCGATAACGTCGCGGGCAAACGCCCGGATCGCGCCACTTTGGTTTACACCCAGCGTTGTAAAGAAGCATGGAAAGACGTGCCGGTCATCCTGGGCGGAATCGAAGCAAGCTTGCGCCGTACCGCGCATTACGATTACTGGTCTGATACCGTGCGCCGTTCGGTGCTGGTGGATTCAAAAGCTGACATGCTGATCTTCGGCAACGGCGAACGCCCGCTGGTAGAAGTGGCGCATCGTCTGTCGCAGGGTGAGCCGGTTGGCAATATCCGCGACGTGCGCAACACCGCGATTATGGTGAAAGAAGCGCTGCCGGGCTGGAGTGGCGTGGATTCCCGCATCATCGATATGCCGGGCAAAATCGACCCGATCCCACATCCGTACGGTGATGATCTGCCGTGCGCGGATAACAAACCGGTTGAGCCGAAAAAGACCGAGGCCAAAGCCGTTGTCGTTCAGCCTCCGCGTCCTAAGCCATGGGAAAAAACCTATGTGTTGCTGCCGTCTTTCGAAAAAGTGAAAGGCGACAAAGTACTGTACGCTCACGCGTCGCGTATTCTGCACCACGAAACGAACCCTGGCTGCGCGCGCGCCCTGATGCAAAAGCACGGCGAGCGTTATATCTGGGTCAACCCGCCAGCGATTCCGCTCTCCACCGAAGAGATGGACAGCGTATTTGCTCTGCCGTACAAACGCGTGCCGCATCCCGCGTATGGCGATAGCCGCATTCCGGCGTATGAGATGATCCGTTTCTCGATCAACATCATGCGCGGTTGTTTTGGTGGGTGTTCTTTCTGTTCAATCACCGAGCATGAAGGGCGCATTATTCAGAGCCGCTCTGAAGAGTCGATTGTCAACGAGATTGAAGCCATTCGCGACACGGTTCCGGGTTTTACCGGCGTGATCTCCGATTTAGGTGGCCCAACGGCGAACATGTATATGCTGCGCTGCAAGTCGCCGCGTGCAGAGCAGACCTGCCGTCGTCTGTCATGTGTTTATCCGAGCATTTGCGAGCATATGGACACCAACCACGAGCCGACGATCAATCTGTATCGCCGCGCCCGTGACCTGAAGGGCATCAAGAAGATCCTGATCGCCTCCGGTGTGCGTTATGACATCGCGGTAGAAGATCCACGCTATATTAAGGAGCTGGCGACGCATCACGTCGGCGGCTATCTGAAGATTGCGCCGGAGCACACCGAAGAAGGCCCATTATCGAAGATGATGAAGCCGGGAATGGGCAGTTATGACCGCTTTAAAGAGCTGTTCGACACCTATTCCAAACAGGCAGGCAAAGAGCAATATCTGATCCCTTACTTCATCTCTGCACACCCCGGTACGCGTGACGAAGATATGGTGAATCTGGCGCTGTGGCTGAAACAGCGCCGCTTCCGTCTGGATCAGGTGCAGAACTTCTACCCGTCGCCGCTCGCGAACTCCACGACCATGTATTACACCGGCAAGAACCCGCTGAGTAAGATTGGTTATAAGAGTGAAGATGTGGTGGTGCCTAAAGGTGATAAACAGCGCCGTCTGCATAAAGCGCTGCTGCGTTATCACGATCCGGCAAACTGGCCGTTAATCCGTCAGGCGCTGGAAGATATGGGTAAAAAGCATTTGATTGGTTCACGCCGCGATTGTCTGGTGCCTGCGCCAACGGTGGATGAAATGCGCGAAGCGCGTCGTCAGAATCGTCATACGCGCCCGGCACTCACTAAGCATACGCCGATTGTGCATCAGCGTTCGAATGGTGCGGCGGGTGCGAAGAAAAGCGTGAAGCGTAAGATCGGTTAA
- the exbB gene encoding tol-pal system-associated acyl-CoA thioesterase encodes MGNNLMQTDLSVWGMYQHADIVVKIVMIGLILASVITWAIFFSKSVELISQKRRLKREQQQLAEARSLDQANDMTSAFHAKSLTSMLVNEAQNELELSAGSEDNEGIKERTGFRLERRVAAVGRHMGRGNGYLATIGAISPFVGLFGTVWGIMNSFIGIAQTQTTNLAVVAPGIAEALLATAIGLIAAIPAVVIYNVFARMIGSFKATLGDVAAQVLLLQSRDLDLSASNVKPVHSASKLRLG; translated from the coding sequence GTGGGTAATAATTTGATGCAGACGGATCTGTCCGTCTGGGGCATGTACCAACATGCTGACATCGTGGTTAAGATTGTGATGATCGGCCTGATTCTGGCGTCCGTGATCACCTGGGCTATTTTCTTCAGCAAAAGCGTTGAGCTGATTTCCCAAAAGCGTCGCCTGAAGCGCGAACAACAGCAGCTGGCTGAAGCACGCTCTCTGGATCAAGCAAATGACATGACATCGGCGTTCCATGCGAAAAGCCTGACCTCGATGTTAGTGAATGAAGCGCAGAACGAGCTGGAACTTTCCGCAGGCAGTGAAGATAACGAAGGCATCAAAGAGCGTACCGGTTTCCGCCTGGAACGTCGCGTTGCTGCCGTCGGTCGTCACATGGGTCGCGGTAACGGTTATCTGGCCACCATCGGTGCGATTTCCCCGTTCGTCGGTCTGTTTGGTACGGTTTGGGGCATCATGAACAGCTTCATCGGTATCGCCCAGACGCAAACAACCAATCTTGCCGTTGTGGCGCCAGGTATCGCAGAAGCATTGTTGGCAACGGCTATCGGTCTGATTGCAGCAATTCCTGCGGTGGTTATCTATAACGTCTTTGCCCGTATGATTGGCAGCTTCAAAGCGACGTTGGGCGATGTTGCCGCACAGGTTCTGCTGCTGCAAAGCCGCGATCTCGACCTCAGCGCCAGCAATGTTAAGCCGGTTCACTCTGCTTCGAAACTGCGTTTAGGTTAA
- the yghB gene encoding DedA family general envelope maintenance protein YghB, whose translation MAVIQDIIAALWHHDFAALADPHVVGIVYFVMFATLFLENGLLPASFLPGDSLLLLAGALIGKGVMDFAPTVVILTSAASLGCWLSYLQGRWLGNTRVVKSWLSQLPVKYHERATCMFDRHGLLALLAGRFLAFIRTLLPTMAGISGLSNRRFQFFNWLSALLWVGVVTSMGYAISMIPFVKRHEDQVMTFLMILPMFLLVAGLVGTIAVVIKKKYCNA comes from the coding sequence ATGGCTGTCATTCAAGATATTATCGCTGCGCTCTGGCATCACGATTTTGCTGCGCTGGCGGATCCACACGTTGTGGGCATTGTTTATTTTGTCATGTTCGCAACGCTGTTTTTGGAAAATGGTTTGCTTCCCGCGTCGTTTCTTCCAGGGGATAGCCTGCTGTTACTGGCAGGTGCGTTAATCGGTAAAGGCGTCATGGACTTCGCCCCTACCGTTGTGATTCTGACTTCTGCTGCGAGCCTGGGTTGCTGGTTAAGCTATTTACAGGGACGGTGGCTCGGTAACACCCGCGTGGTAAAAAGCTGGCTGTCGCAACTGCCTGTTAAATACCATGAGCGGGCGACCTGTATGTTCGATCGTCATGGTTTACTGGCGCTGTTAGCCGGGCGTTTTCTGGCCTTTATTCGCACATTGCTACCCACCATGGCGGGCATCTCCGGCCTGTCTAACCGTCGTTTCCAGTTCTTTAACTGGCTGAGCGCACTCTTGTGGGTCGGCGTAGTGACGTCAATGGGTTATGCCATTAGCATGATCCCGTTTGTGAAACGACACGAAGATCAGGTGATGACGTTCCTGATGATTCTACCGATGTTCCTGTTAGTGGCAGGACTGGTAGGCACCATCGCGGTGGTCATTAAAAAGAAATACTGCAACGCCTGA
- the dkgA gene encoding 2,5-didehydrogluconate reductase DkgA, with the protein MANQTVIKLQDGNVMPQLGLGVWKAGNDEVVSAIHKALEVGYRSIDTAAAYKNEDGVGTALASAGVPRDELFITTKLWNDDQKRPHDALQESLDKLQLDFVDLYLMHWPVPAIDHYVDAWKGMIELQQAGLVKSIGVCNFQVHHLQRLIDETGVAPVINQIELHPLMQQRQLHAWNATHKIQTESWSPLAQGGEGVFDQKIIRELAEKYGKTVAQIVIRWHLDSGLVVIPKSVTPSRIAENFDVWDFRLDKDELGEIAKLDQGKRLGPDPDQFGG; encoded by the coding sequence ATGGCAAACCAAACCGTAATCAAGCTTCAGGACGGCAACGTAATGCCCCAGTTAGGGCTAGGCGTATGGAAAGCCGGTAACGACGAGGTCGTGTCCGCCATTCACAAAGCACTGGAAGTCGGCTATCGGTCCATCGATACCGCCGCCGCATACAAAAATGAAGACGGCGTAGGAACCGCGCTTGCCAGCGCAGGCGTCCCGCGCGATGAGTTATTCATCACCACCAAACTGTGGAATGACGACCAAAAACGCCCGCATGACGCTCTGCAGGAAAGCCTGGATAAGCTCCAGTTGGATTTCGTCGATCTGTATCTGATGCACTGGCCGGTTCCCGCGATCGATCATTACGTTGACGCCTGGAAAGGCATGATCGAGCTGCAGCAGGCAGGCCTGGTGAAGAGTATTGGGGTATGTAATTTCCAGGTGCATCATCTGCAACGGCTGATCGATGAAACTGGCGTCGCTCCGGTGATCAACCAGATCGAGCTGCACCCGCTGATGCAGCAGCGCCAGCTACATGCCTGGAACGCCACCCACAAGATTCAAACCGAATCCTGGAGCCCGCTGGCACAGGGTGGCGAAGGCGTTTTCGATCAAAAAATCATTCGTGAACTGGCCGAGAAGTACGGCAAAACAGTGGCTCAGATTGTCATTCGCTGGCATCTGGATAGCGGCCTGGTGGTGATTCCGAAATCGGTCACACCGTCGCGCATTGCCGAGAACTTCGATGTATGGGATTTCCGTCTGGATAAAGATGAGCTGGGCGAGATCGCAAAACTGGATCAGGGTAAACGGCTGGGCCCCGATCCGGACCAGTTCGGCGGGTAA
- a CDS encoding AraC family transcriptional regulator has product MNREEICQQLTKKINNLKDKENNLNDVLPDIRLLYGTQPGTRTPVMYQPGIVFLFSGHKIGYINERVFRYDTNEYLLLTVPLPFECETFATEAVPLAGIRVNVDILQLQELLMDIGEDELFQPAMAASGINSATLSDEILCAIERLLDVMERPLDARILGKQIVREILYHVLMGPGGGALLALVSRQTHFSLISRVLKRIESQYTENLSVDELASEANMSISAFHHNFKSVTSTSPLQYLKSYRLHKARMLMIHDGMKASAAAMRVGYESASQFSREFKRYFGVTPGEDAARIRMMQGI; this is encoded by the coding sequence ATGAACCGCGAAGAGATTTGCCAGCAACTGACTAAAAAAATTAACAATCTGAAAGATAAAGAAAATAATCTCAACGATGTGCTGCCAGATATTCGTTTGTTATACGGGACGCAGCCCGGAACGCGTACGCCGGTGATGTATCAGCCCGGCATCGTTTTTCTCTTTTCGGGCCATAAAATTGGTTATATCAATGAACGTGTGTTCCGCTACGACACCAACGAATATTTGCTCCTGACAGTACCTTTACCCTTCGAATGTGAAACCTTCGCGACAGAAGCGGTTCCGCTGGCGGGTATTCGGGTTAATGTCGATATTCTCCAGCTCCAGGAGTTGCTGATGGACATCGGTGAAGACGAGCTTTTCCAGCCTGCGATGGCTGCGAGTGGCATCAACTCGGCTACGCTCTCCGATGAGATTTTGTGTGCCATTGAACGCTTGCTGGATGTGATGGAAAGGCCGCTGGATGCGCGGATTCTCGGCAAGCAAATTGTGCGCGAGATTCTTTATCATGTGCTGATGGGGCCGGGTGGCGGGGCGCTGCTGGCGCTGGTGAGCCGCCAGACGCATTTCAGCCTGATTAGCCGCGTACTGAAGCGTATCGAAAGCCAGTACACCGAAAACCTGAGCGTGGATGAGCTGGCTTCAGAAGCGAATATGAGTATTTCGGCGTTCCACCATAATTTTAAATCGGTCACCAGCACCTCGCCACTGCAGTATCTGAAAAGCTATCGCCTGCACAAAGCCCGCATGCTGATGATTCATGACGGCATGAAGGCCAGCGCCGCAGCAATGCGCGTGGGCTATGAGAGTGCGTCGCAGTTTAGTCGTGAGTTCAAACGTTATTTCGGCGTGACGCCAGGGGAAGATGCGGCGCGTATCAGGATGATGCAGGGGATTTAA
- a CDS encoding SDR family oxidoreductase encodes MANHQTTFQDPTTQYHTGDFPKQKQPAPGVQSKMTPVPDCGEKTYKGSGRLSGRKALVTGGDSGIGRAAAIAYAREGADVAINYLPAEEEDAQQVKQLIEEAGRKAVLIPGDLSDESFARSLVHTAHDALGGLDTLALVAGKQTEVENIANLTTEQFKETYAVNVLALFWITQEAIPLLPAGSSIVTTSSIQAYQPSPHLLDYASTKAAILNYSRGLAKQVAEKGIRVNVVAPGPIWTALQISGGQPQEKIPQFGQQTPMKRAGQPAELAAVYVYLASQESSYVTAEVHGVCGGEHLG; translated from the coding sequence ATGGCAAATCACCAGACAACATTCCAGGATCCAACAACCCAGTATCACACCGGTGACTTCCCTAAACAGAAACAACCTGCTCCCGGCGTGCAATCGAAGATGACGCCCGTGCCTGACTGCGGCGAAAAGACGTATAAGGGAAGCGGTAGGCTAAGTGGGCGCAAAGCGCTGGTCACGGGGGGTGATTCCGGTATCGGACGCGCAGCGGCGATTGCTTACGCACGTGAAGGTGCTGACGTGGCGATTAACTATCTGCCCGCTGAAGAAGAAGATGCTCAGCAGGTCAAACAGCTCATCGAAGAAGCCGGCCGTAAAGCGGTGCTGATCCCAGGCGATTTAAGCGATGAGTCGTTTGCCCGCTCCTTGGTGCATACCGCACACGACGCGCTGGGCGGGCTGGATACGCTGGCGCTGGTCGCGGGTAAACAGACTGAGGTCGAAAACATTGCCAACCTCACCACGGAACAGTTTAAAGAGACTTACGCGGTGAACGTGCTGGCGCTTTTCTGGATAACTCAGGAGGCGATTCCACTCCTGCCAGCCGGGTCCAGCATTGTGACGACCTCTTCGATTCAGGCCTATCAGCCCAGTCCACATCTGCTGGATTACGCTTCGACAAAAGCCGCGATCCTCAACTACAGCCGTGGACTTGCAAAACAGGTTGCGGAGAAAGGCATTCGGGTAAACGTGGTCGCACCGGGTCCAATCTGGACGGCACTGCAAATTTCTGGTGGCCAGCCGCAGGAAAAAATCCCACAGTTTGGTCAGCAGACGCCAATGAAGCGCGCGGGGCAGCCGGCGGAACTGGCAGCGGTCTATGTTTATCTGGCGAGTCAGGAGTCAAGCTACGTCACGGCAGAAGTGCATGGCGTATGTGGCGGGGAACACCTGGGATAA
- the exbD gene encoding TonB system transport protein ExbD, which yields MAMRLNENLDDNGEMHEINVTPFIDVMLVLLIIFMVAAPLATVDVKVNLPASSSQPQPRPEKPIYISVKADKSMFLGNDPVTDDSVIPALDAMTQGKKDTTVFFRADKTVDYETMMKVMDTLHQAGYLKIGLVGEETVKPK from the coding sequence ATGGCAATGCGTCTTAATGAAAATCTGGACGATAATGGCGAAATGCATGAAATCAACGTGACGCCGTTTATCGACGTTATGTTGGTTCTGCTGATTATCTTCATGGTTGCCGCGCCTCTGGCGACGGTGGATGTGAAGGTCAATCTGCCAGCGTCCTCCAGCCAGCCGCAGCCGCGTCCGGAAAAACCGATTTATATCTCCGTGAAAGCCGATAAATCGATGTTCCTGGGCAACGATCCGGTGACGGATGACTCTGTTATTCCCGCGCTCGACGCAATGACGCAAGGTAAGAAAGACACCACGGTCTTCTTCCGGGCTGACAAAACCGTCGACTACGAAACCATGATGAAAGTAATGGACACGCTGCATCAGGCGGGTTATCTCAAAATTGGTTTAGTCGGCGAAGAGACGGTCAAACCGAAATAA